From Planococcus halocryophilus, the proteins below share one genomic window:
- a CDS encoding ABC transporter ATP-binding protein, translating to MGTGKRLFHYALNFKEVLIVGLIMLAVAVAADLAAPLIAKEIIDNHIAVSDGSVDFEPIAYLLILFFVLAIITAVFRYWQSVFLQRGANRIIRKMRNDVYGHTQTLPIRYFDNLPAGKVVARITNDTEAIRDLFVTVLSQFATSFMYMGGIFIALFYLDWKMAAMTLVLIPLLYIWMLVYRKYAARYNHIVREKVSEMNAMINESIQGMTIIQAFRRERKMKDEFEQLNDEHYKYQKKLLVLEGAASYNLVGVLRSMTFILFVWYFGSASISGNTVITVGVLYAFVDYIIRLFNPISGIVNQFGRLEQALVAAERVFRLLDQKGEVVVDKKIARYHGNVSFEKVWFAYKEKEYVLKDISFTANQGETVALVGHTGSGKSSIMNLLFRFYDVSKGVITIDGVNINDMPRQSVREHMGIVLQDPYLFSGTIESNITLGDERITREMVNNALSAVGGERVLNHLPKGIDEPVVEKGSTLSSGQRQLVSFARALAFDPAILILDEATSNIDTETEEIIQHAMDVLKKGRTTFIIAHRLSTIKNANRILVLEKGEIAEAGSHDELMKLGGIYYQMYKIQSGMSQTQSTG from the coding sequence ATGGGGACAGGAAAACGATTATTTCATTACGCATTGAATTTTAAAGAAGTTTTAATAGTTGGGTTAATCATGTTGGCTGTTGCAGTGGCGGCAGATTTAGCGGCACCGTTAATTGCCAAAGAGATTATTGACAATCACATAGCGGTTTCGGACGGTTCGGTAGATTTTGAACCAATCGCTTATTTATTAATTTTGTTCTTTGTACTGGCGATTATTACAGCGGTTTTCCGCTATTGGCAATCTGTATTTTTACAAAGAGGAGCCAATCGAATTATACGCAAAATGCGTAACGATGTTTACGGACATACGCAAACTTTGCCAATACGTTATTTTGATAATTTACCGGCAGGCAAAGTGGTCGCACGCATTACCAACGATACTGAAGCAATTCGTGATTTGTTTGTCACGGTTTTGTCTCAGTTTGCTACAAGTTTTATGTATATGGGCGGTATTTTTATTGCATTGTTTTATCTCGACTGGAAAATGGCTGCCATGACACTCGTGTTAATTCCATTGTTATACATTTGGATGTTGGTCTACCGGAAGTATGCGGCTCGCTACAATCATATTGTTCGTGAGAAAGTCAGTGAAATGAATGCCATGATTAATGAGTCGATTCAAGGAATGACGATTATTCAAGCATTCCGACGTGAACGCAAGATGAAGGATGAGTTTGAACAATTAAATGATGAGCATTATAAATACCAGAAAAAATTACTCGTACTTGAAGGCGCGGCTTCTTATAATTTGGTCGGCGTGCTTCGTTCGATGACGTTCATCCTTTTTGTTTGGTATTTCGGAAGTGCCTCTATATCAGGGAACACAGTGATTACGGTAGGTGTGTTGTATGCGTTTGTCGACTATATTATCCGGTTATTTAATCCGATTAGTGGAATCGTCAATCAATTTGGACGATTAGAGCAAGCATTAGTAGCAGCAGAAAGAGTATTCCGCTTGCTCGATCAAAAAGGAGAAGTGGTAGTCGATAAGAAAATAGCGCGCTATCATGGCAATGTTAGTTTTGAAAAAGTTTGGTTTGCTTATAAGGAAAAAGAATATGTGTTAAAAGATATCTCTTTTACAGCAAACCAAGGAGAAACAGTGGCGTTAGTTGGGCATACAGGGTCTGGGAAAAGTTCAATCATGAACTTACTGTTTCGCTTTTATGACGTGTCAAAAGGGGTTATTACCATTGACGGGGTTAACATTAATGACATGCCGAGACAATCGGTCAGAGAGCATATGGGAATTGTTTTGCAAGATCCGTATTTGTTTAGTGGAACGATCGAATCGAATATCACATTAGGTGATGAGCGGATTACGAGAGAGATGGTAAACAATGCATTGTCAGCAGTAGGAGGCGAGCGTGTATTAAACCACTTGCCAAAAGGAATCGATGAACCGGTTGTTGAAAAAGGCAGTACTTTGTCTTCAGGACAGCGACAATTAGTATCATTTGCAAGAGCATTAGCATTTGATCCAGCGATTTTAATACTAGATGAGGCTACTTCCAATATTGATACAGAGACAGAAGAAATTATCCAACACGCAATGGATGTTTTGAAAAAAGGCAGAACGACATTTATCATTGCCCATCGCTTATCGACGATTAAAAATGCGAATCGTATACTTGTACTGGAAAAAGGCGAAATTGCTGAGGCAGGCAGTCACGATGAATTGATGAAGCTTGGTGGTATCTATTATCAGATGTATAAAATTCAATCAGGAATGTCCCAAACCCAATCTACTGGGTAA
- a CDS encoding ABC transporter ATP-binding protein, translating into MFDVLWKLKWFFKENWLRYTTAVMLLFVANILEIIPPWLIGKAIDSIAQGQLTSPIMWQYVVVLFIALVLAYLINFVWQYQLFGGAYVIERQLRSSLMGQFLKMSPTFYEKNRTGDLMARSTNDLKAISETAGFGILTLIDSTLYMATIIVAMGVLVSWELTFFAMLPLPILAIIVQVLGKKIHVRYMEAQEAFGDLNDSVLESVGGVRVIRAYVQERASESNFAEMTEDVYEKNMAVERIDALFAPVTKVLTSISYMIGLGYGAFLVADGKMTLGDLVAFNVYLGMIVWPMFAIGEMINILQRGNASLDRVNNTLEYPEDVTDPQKPLIAGKLEKIGFKDFNFTYPQSSSINLQGINLSMNSGQTLGVVGKTGSGKTTFIKQLMREYPTGEGSILMNGIELKKLTKDQLRSWIGYVPQDHVLFSRTIRENILFGKSDASEEELLEALRLSHFEKDLALLPGGLDTLVGEKGVALSGGQKQRISIARALIKNPEILILDDSLSAVDAKTESRIIENIQSERSGKTTIITTHRLSAVKHADWIVVLDDGKIIEEGTHDDLLEKNGWYNEQFLRQQIEEV; encoded by the coding sequence ATGTTTGACGTGTTATGGAAGTTGAAATGGTTTTTTAAAGAAAATTGGCTTCGTTATACGACAGCGGTTATGTTGTTGTTTGTTGCAAATATTTTAGAGATTATCCCGCCTTGGCTTATTGGCAAGGCAATCGATTCAATTGCACAAGGGCAATTAACTTCGCCAATAATGTGGCAGTATGTAGTGGTTCTTTTTATAGCTCTCGTATTGGCATATTTGATTAACTTTGTGTGGCAATATCAATTATTTGGAGGCGCATATGTAATCGAGCGCCAACTTCGTTCGAGTTTGATGGGACAATTTTTGAAAATGTCTCCAACTTTTTATGAGAAGAACCGGACTGGCGATTTGATGGCGCGATCGACTAATGATTTAAAGGCCATTTCAGAAACAGCTGGATTTGGTATTTTAACGTTAATCGATTCGACTTTGTATATGGCGACCATCATCGTAGCGATGGGAGTTCTTGTTTCCTGGGAACTGACTTTCTTTGCGATGTTGCCATTGCCGATATTGGCAATCATCGTTCAAGTATTAGGTAAGAAAATTCATGTGCGCTATATGGAAGCTCAGGAAGCATTCGGCGATTTAAATGATAGCGTATTAGAGTCAGTAGGTGGCGTGCGAGTTATTCGAGCATACGTTCAAGAGCGTGCTTCCGAAAGTAATTTTGCTGAAATGACAGAAGATGTTTACGAAAAAAACATGGCAGTAGAACGAATAGATGCGTTGTTTGCACCGGTAACGAAAGTGCTGACGTCGATTAGTTATATGATTGGACTCGGCTATGGCGCATTTTTAGTTGCAGATGGAAAAATGACGTTAGGAGATTTAGTTGCTTTTAATGTATATCTAGGGATGATTGTTTGGCCCATGTTTGCCATCGGAGAAATGATTAATATTTTGCAGCGTGGCAATGCTTCGTTAGATCGAGTCAATAATACGTTAGAGTATCCGGAAGATGTGACAGATCCCCAAAAACCGCTAATAGCTGGGAAACTAGAAAAAATCGGCTTTAAGGATTTTAACTTTACTTATCCACAGTCGAGTTCGATCAATCTTCAAGGCATTAACTTATCGATGAATAGCGGACAAACCTTAGGTGTTGTCGGCAAGACTGGTAGTGGAAAAACCACTTTTATCAAACAATTAATGAGAGAATATCCGACAGGTGAAGGTTCTATTTTAATGAACGGCATCGAATTAAAAAAGTTAACAAAAGATCAATTGCGCAGTTGGATTGGATACGTACCACAAGATCACGTGCTATTTTCAAGGACAATTCGAGAAAATATTTTGTTTGGTAAATCAGATGCGAGTGAAGAAGAGCTATTAGAAGCACTTCGGTTATCCCATTTCGAGAAAGATTTAGCTTTACTGCCAGGCGGATTAGACACACTTGTTGGTGAAAAAGGAGTGGCATTATCGGGAGGTCAAAAACAACGGATTTCAATTGCTCGTGCATTGATTAAAAATCCGGAAATTTTAATATTGGATGACTCACTTTCGGCAGTCGATGCAAAAACCGAATCGCGAATCATTGAAAATATCCAATCAGAACGTTCTGGGAAAACAACTATTATTACAACGCACAGGTTGTCTGCGGTCAAACATGCAGATTGGATTGTCGTGCTAGATGACGGCAAAATTATTGAAGAAGGAACTCATGATGATTTGCTAGAAAAAAACGGTTGGTACAACGAACAATTCCTCCGTCAGCAAATAGAGGAGGTGTAA
- a CDS encoding DUF445 domain-containing protein, translated as MNIIVTLVFMAIVGALIGGVTNHLAIKMLFWPYEPKYIGKWRVPLTPGLIPKRRDELSRQLGRTVVEHLLTPDTFKKRFFNQEMRTKSEKWMNRQLNKHLFDSPKTFNDWLQAAGQTGMDGKIEAKLDELVELQKEALQHYIAGKTIRELMPDNWKAEAETKLFEGVQYALDQGIDYFESAHGRQTIKSLLDEFLESRGRFGHMLHSLLGESKPLVDRIQPEIIKFLNSPKTFELVGTLAYSEWDKVQDRRVDELLKEFDFDTAMGSVKQYVREKAAISTRLNTTLAETWPGGLEWTSVNITPLVTDFVFEQGEHKLEETILKIDMEGMVKQQVDSLPLSRLEELVLGISRREFKMITVLGAFLGGFIGVFQGIFVMILN; from the coding sequence GTGAATATAATAGTGACGTTAGTTTTTATGGCAATTGTTGGGGCGTTAATTGGTGGAGTGACCAATCACTTAGCGATTAAAATGCTCTTTTGGCCTTATGAGCCTAAATATATTGGTAAATGGCGAGTGCCACTGACGCCCGGACTCATACCCAAGCGGCGTGATGAATTATCCCGTCAACTTGGTAGGACGGTTGTCGAGCATTTATTAACACCCGACACATTTAAGAAAAGGTTTTTTAATCAGGAAATGCGGACAAAATCCGAAAAATGGATGAACCGTCAGTTAAATAAGCATTTGTTTGATTCACCGAAAACATTTAATGATTGGCTGCAAGCAGCTGGTCAAACAGGAATGGATGGGAAAATTGAAGCGAAGCTGGATGAACTGGTTGAACTTCAAAAAGAAGCTTTGCAACATTATATTGCAGGGAAAACGATCCGTGAATTGATGCCAGACAATTGGAAAGCTGAAGCGGAGACGAAATTATTTGAAGGTGTTCAATATGCGCTAGATCAAGGAATCGACTATTTTGAATCAGCACATGGTAGACAAACCATCAAGTCGTTATTGGATGAGTTTTTAGAGTCGCGTGGTCGTTTTGGCCATATGCTGCATTCCTTGCTCGGCGAATCCAAACCATTGGTCGACCGTATTCAACCCGAAATTATTAAGTTTCTTAACTCTCCAAAAACCTTTGAACTTGTTGGAACTTTAGCTTATAGCGAATGGGATAAAGTTCAAGACCGAAGAGTCGATGAACTGTTAAAAGAGTTTGATTTTGACACAGCAATGGGGTCAGTAAAACAATATGTTCGTGAAAAAGCAGCGATTTCTACACGTTTAAACACAACACTTGCAGAGACTTGGCCTGGAGGGTTAGAATGGACAAGTGTCAATATTACGCCACTTGTGACGGACTTTGTCTTCGAGCAAGGAGAGCATAAACTGGAAGAAACCATATTGAAAATTGATATGGAAGGTATGGTTAAACAGCAAGTCGATTCTCTGCCACTCAGCCGCCTTGAAGAATTGGTGCTTGGGATTTCACGGAGAGAATTTAAAATGATTACCGTATTGGGCGCATTTCTCGGAGGCTTTATTGGCGTCTTCCAAGGAATTTTCGTCATGATACTAAACTAA
- a CDS encoding YheE family protein — protein sequence MLQHFKFKPMFENNQLPGWDISFFYKYERITGEYHPDGSIVWKSKTPQDEETIKTMIHELMLYHVYD from the coding sequence ATGCTTCAGCATTTTAAATTTAAGCCAATGTTTGAAAACAATCAATTACCAGGGTGGGACATTTCCTTCTTTTATAAATACGAACGCATAACTGGAGAATACCATCCCGATGGCAGCATCGTTTGGAAGTCAAAGACTCCTCAAGATGAGGAAACCATTAAAACAATGATTCACGAGCTGATGCTCTATCATGTATACGATTAA
- a CDS encoding YlbF family regulator, whose protein sequence is MTVNIYDDINKLESTFRSTDEFKKLEEAVALVTADQQANELFKTFRDLQITLQQKQTQGEEITEEEMMNAQSTAQEAQQNEKILAMLEAEMGLSQMIEEVNRVLIKPVQSLYESM, encoded by the coding sequence ATGACAGTAAACATTTATGACGACATTAACAAATTAGAAAGCACGTTCCGTTCAACAGACGAATTCAAAAAATTAGAGGAAGCAGTTGCACTAGTAACTGCTGACCAACAAGCAAATGAATTGTTCAAGACGTTCCGCGATTTGCAAATTACGCTTCAACAAAAACAAACACAAGGTGAAGAAATCACTGAAGAAGAAATGATGAACGCACAAAGCACAGCACAAGAAGCTCAACAAAACGAAAAAATTCTTGCAATGCTAGAAGCTGAAATGGGCTTAAGCCAAATGATCGAAGAAGTTAACCGTGTCTTGATCAAACCTGTACAATCTTTATACGAAAGCATGTAA